The proteins below are encoded in one region of Hordeum vulgare subsp. vulgare chromosome 3H, MorexV3_pseudomolecules_assembly, whole genome shotgun sequence:
- the LOC123442511 gene encoding EEF1A lysine methyltransferase 2-like codes for MAGIRWPPEDPEMFPTRMLGTGVWGGPPAAPGEAASDDDRSVAADSWSIKSDYGSTLDDEQRYADTAEVLLASSSSSAASAAAPSACSSSLSAHHSSDFSFDKDVPDVVPPMLGLHNYQDGAFAEDLANYHERSHADDWFGTEAMDVLVGWTKNLCSSKDLSGCSVLDIGTGSGRLLQQLAKQGFSDLTGIDYSEAAIELARNLAIRDGFEHINFLVDDVLESKLERRFELVMDEGTLDAIGLHPDGPVKRMMYWQSVASLVSPGGILVITSCSRTKDELVQEVENFNQRKLGATLSEGALTSDAVVFKYLDHVQAYPNVDGVCIATVAFLHT; via the exons ATGGCGGGGATACGGTGGCCGCCGGAGGACCCGGAGATGTTCCCGACGCGGATGCTGGGGACGGGGGTCTGGGGCGGGCCCCCCGCCGCGCCCGGCGAGGCGGCGTCGGACGACGACCGCTCCGTGGCGGCCGACTCCTGGTCCATCAAGAGCGACTACGGGAGCACGCTCGACGACGAGCAGCGCTACGCCGACACCGCCGAGGTgctcctcgcctcctcctcctcctcggccgcctccgccgccgcgccctccgccTGCTCCTCCTCCCTCAGCGCCCACCACTCCTCCGACTTCAG CTTCGACAAGGACGTGCCAGACGTCGTGCCGCCGATGCTGGGCCTGCACAATTACCAGGACGGCGCGTTCGCCGAAGACCTAGCCAATTACCACGAACGCAGCCACGCCGATGACTG GTTTGGCACCGAGGCCATGGATGTCCTTGTAGGCTGGACGAAAAACTTATGTTCCAGCAAGGATTTGTCCGGCTGCAGCGTACTTGACATAGGAACCGGGAGCGGACGACTCTTACAGCAGCTTGCAAAACAAGG GTTTTCTGATCTAACTGGCATTGACTATAGTGAAGCCGCAATTGAGCTTGCTCGAAACCTCGCAATTCGTGATGGATTTGAGCACATTAATTTCCTG GTTGATGATGTTCTGGAGTCGAAGTTGGAGAGGAGATTTGAACTTGTGATGGATGAAGGAACTCTGGATGCAATAGGGCTCCACCCTGATGGACCTGTAAAGAG AATGATGTATTGGCAGTCAGTGGCTAGCTTGGTTTCTCCTGGTGGCATACTG GTGATCACATCCTGCAGCAGGACCAAGGATGAGCTAGTGCAGGAGGTGGAGAACTTCAATCAGAGAAAGTTGGGCGCCACGCTATCTGAAGGAGCGCTGACCAGCGATGCTGTGGTGTTCAAGTACCTCGACCATGTGCAAGCTTACCCAAACGTCGATGGTGTTTGCATCGCCACCGTTGCTTTCCTGCATACAtga